From Spirochaeta isovalerica, one genomic window encodes:
- a CDS encoding helix-turn-helix domain-containing protein — MRPFNRIFLSFLTAYIVLILVPLITGMAVNSSIASDYEQYVKASQLTHLKKTQDVLESFIDDIKWSTYQIAGNTKLLRLIADRDQKLSGMERSALIRDTMIELNDSLLYNTSFNSTYYIYLKDQDIIITPYSIYTHSDFNDSVNFFKMENISSREWHTAISSQFYSGRILPVRSVIIEDFKNKRMIPYVQTVPIDRTGGTKNIQGAIVYLIGEADFIRFLETDELPPGGVSYIADDDYNLITLVSHADGDFSPPALAGEEGMIERTIEGKKMFIIYTTSRKNDWKYVSVLPEKWVVKSVSFYRLISIILMLLALLVCLAAAYFISNRWSRPLVSSYRSISGYLNKDVREMISLRTLTSNVSELIHQSEDLQDELISREVFVHNAFVNRLINGFFRDRKDLEKYLDHLGFRISENYYSVAIISQGVMESAGTAQSFEEIVRVKNFLKTRLQQEFPIRIMIAEQENSNLVLILMTDSDNPEQHVRTAGESLEDFSRSLPHLYSDSLFIALGETVDSLQKVHHSFMQARDVLSLSSDETGIRIIHFSDVDEKMDDFYYPLELESRLINAVKAGNEDILIGLLDTLAFENMEKRVLESNKMNNFLYGLLNSCFRIENQLSDSLGDHVENLPDRYTDGPDFESIRTFLTEVCRHQNRNKKSHNVTLVDKVADYLEKNYGNRNLSLQVVADHFSVNESYLSFFFKEQTGTNFSTYLEKIRISKAGTLLKETDEPIHIIAGKVGYNSDKTFRRVFQKHHNMSPGVYREA, encoded by the coding sequence GTGCGTCCATTCAACAGGATTTTCCTGTCCTTTTTAACAGCCTATATAGTCCTTATTCTGGTTCCCCTGATTACGGGGATGGCCGTTAACAGTTCAATAGCATCGGATTACGAGCAATATGTCAAAGCTTCCCAGCTGACGCATCTGAAAAAGACGCAGGACGTTCTGGAAAGCTTTATCGATGATATCAAATGGTCGACTTATCAGATCGCAGGAAACACGAAACTGCTGCGGCTGATTGCCGATAGGGATCAGAAGCTTAGCGGTATGGAAAGGTCGGCGCTTATCCGTGACACGATGATCGAACTGAACGATTCTCTGCTCTACAATACATCGTTCAATTCCACCTATTATATCTACCTCAAAGACCAGGACATCATAATCACGCCCTATTCCATCTACACCCACAGCGATTTCAATGATTCGGTCAATTTTTTCAAGATGGAAAACATCAGTTCCCGCGAATGGCACACAGCCATCAGTAGCCAGTTCTACAGCGGGAGGATATTGCCGGTCCGCTCGGTTATCATCGAGGATTTTAAAAACAAGAGAATGATTCCCTATGTCCAGACCGTACCGATTGACAGAACGGGAGGAACAAAAAACATACAGGGCGCCATTGTCTATCTCATAGGCGAAGCTGATTTTATCCGGTTTCTGGAGACTGACGAACTGCCCCCCGGGGGCGTTTCATACATTGCCGACGATGATTACAATCTCATCACTCTTGTCTCCCATGCCGACGGTGATTTTTCTCCTCCGGCTCTGGCAGGAGAGGAGGGGATGATCGAGCGGACCATTGAGGGGAAAAAGATGTTTATCATCTACACGACAAGCCGGAAAAACGACTGGAAGTATGTGTCAGTTCTTCCTGAGAAATGGGTTGTGAAAAGCGTTTCCTTTTACAGACTGATCTCAATAATCCTGATGCTGCTCGCTCTGCTCGTCTGTCTGGCCGCAGCCTATTTTATCTCCAACCGATGGTCGCGCCCCCTGGTCAGCAGTTATCGCTCCATCTCCGGATACCTGAATAAGGATGTTCGGGAAATGATTTCCCTCAGAACGCTGACGAGCAATGTGAGCGAATTGATCCATCAGAGCGAGGACCTGCAGGACGAGCTGATCAGCCGTGAAGTTTTCGTTCACAACGCTTTCGTCAACAGATTGATCAACGGATTTTTCCGGGACCGGAAAGATCTGGAAAAATACCTCGATCATCTGGGATTCCGGATCTCGGAAAACTATTATTCCGTGGCTATCATTTCCCAGGGAGTGATGGAGTCGGCCGGCACGGCGCAGAGCTTCGAGGAGATTGTCAGGGTGAAAAATTTTCTGAAGACAAGGCTCCAGCAGGAATTCCCCATCAGAATCATGATCGCCGAGCAGGAAAACAGCAATCTTGTCCTTATACTCATGACCGATTCGGACAATCCGGAACAGCACGTCAGAACGGCCGGTGAATCGCTGGAAGATTTCTCCCGCTCTCTGCCCCATCTCTATTCCGATTCCCTGTTTATCGCTCTGGGGGAAACTGTGGACTCCCTTCAGAAAGTCCATCATTCCTTTATGCAGGCCCGCGATGTCCTCTCTCTCAGTTCCGATGAAACAGGTATCCGGATCATCCATTTCAGCGATGTCGATGAAAAAATGGATGATTTTTACTATCCTCTGGAGCTGGAATCGAGACTGATCAACGCTGTAAAAGCGGGAAATGAGGATATACTGATCGGACTGCTGGACACTCTGGCATTTGAGAATATGGAGAAGCGCGTTCTGGAAAGCAACAAGATGAATAATTTCCTCTACGGTCTTCTCAACAGCTGCTTCCGCATCGAAAACCAGTTGTCCGATTCTCTGGGCGATCATGTGGAAAATTTGCCGGACCGCTATACCGATGGCCCGGATTTCGAGAGCATAAGAACATTTCTGACGGAAGTGTGCCGCCATCAGAACCGCAATAAAAAGAGCCACAATGTCACGCTTGTCGATAAGGTGGCCGATTATCTGGAAAAGAACTACGGCAACAGGAACTTGAGCCTACAGGTCGTAGCGGACCACTTTTCGGTCAACGAGTCCTATCTATCCTTCTTTTTCAAGGAGCAGACCGGGACGAATTTCTCAACATATCTGGAGAAAATCAGGATCAGCAAAGCCGGAACGCTTCTGAAGGAAACCGACGAGCCGATTCATATCATAGCCGGAAAAGTGGGCTATAACAGCGATAAGACCTTCCGGAGAGTTTTTCAGAAGCACCACAACATGAGTCCCGGCGTTTACCGGGAAGCTTAG
- a CDS encoding extracellular solute-binding protein: MKRIIPPLLLIFLVTACGSGDIKKEEPYRFTAYLDNIIQDWEGQKVFIEEFNRLTGMELDIVQPPHQQYMEKLMVSFSGKDSPELCEILPEYLSLLVSREIALPLDKYIENSIHVSHFDDEFLDNLRSHDGHIYGFPARDGGGCVTYIRKDWLDNLGLEIPRTWEQFHNVLRAFTYDDPDENGLDDTRGYTDVNSGAEDWYNRAIMLDGRVEIYWKNGAWVDGFTEPAATAALERLKTIYQEGLVDPNIVTNTTFTARNRFINGDVGVFTYWGNHWARNLLERTGKVSGPEVELVAIPPLDDGYYIKRVAPLLVITSDTEEPGKVFSSFIDRQYDKGEIQTLFTYGVKGYHWDFVDGEPRFLINQNDPYKVLFTKSFVPPTEIINDWDQPMRIDEVIVPVQETLNSNSRQEKIKFGKANYDRYYLEIERSLKPDIISRIINGGISIEEGLSEYRRKAAELSLDKILDELNGKI, encoded by the coding sequence ATGAAAAGAATCATCCCTCCCCTATTATTGATTTTTCTGGTCACGGCATGCGGATCCGGCGATATCAAAAAGGAAGAGCCTTACCGATTTACAGCTTATCTGGATAATATCATCCAGGATTGGGAAGGACAGAAAGTCTTCATTGAGGAGTTCAACCGCCTGACCGGCATGGAACTCGACATCGTCCAGCCGCCCCATCAGCAGTATATGGAAAAACTCATGGTCAGTTTTTCCGGGAAAGACAGCCCCGAGCTCTGTGAGATACTGCCTGAATATCTCTCGCTTCTCGTATCGAGGGAAATAGCTCTTCCCCTGGACAAATACATCGAAAATTCCATTCACGTCAGCCATTTCGATGATGAGTTTCTCGACAATCTCCGGTCCCACGACGGGCATATATACGGTTTTCCCGCCAGAGACGGGGGAGGCTGCGTCACCTATATCCGGAAAGACTGGCTGGACAATCTGGGACTGGAAATCCCCCGCACATGGGAGCAGTTTCACAATGTCCTGAGAGCTTTTACCTATGACGATCCCGACGAAAACGGACTGGACGACACCCGCGGGTATACCGATGTCAACTCGGGAGCCGAAGACTGGTACAACCGGGCGATCATGCTGGACGGCCGGGTCGAAATCTACTGGAAAAACGGAGCCTGGGTGGACGGTTTCACCGAACCGGCCGCAACTGCCGCACTGGAAAGACTCAAAACGATCTACCAGGAAGGGCTGGTAGACCCCAACATTGTGACAAATACAACATTTACGGCGCGAAACCGCTTTATAAACGGCGATGTGGGCGTTTTCACCTACTGGGGGAACCATTGGGCCAGAAACCTCCTGGAGAGAACAGGAAAAGTATCGGGACCGGAGGTTGAGCTCGTTGCCATTCCGCCTCTCGATGACGGTTACTATATAAAAAGGGTCGCACCCCTTCTGGTCATCACTTCCGATACGGAGGAACCGGGTAAAGTATTCAGCAGTTTCATCGACCGGCAGTACGACAAGGGAGAAATTCAGACGCTCTTCACATACGGCGTAAAAGGGTACCACTGGGACTTTGTCGACGGAGAGCCCCGGTTCCTGATCAATCAGAACGATCCCTATAAAGTCCTGTTCACAAAGAGCTTTGTTCCGCCGACGGAGATTATCAATGATTGGGACCAGCCGATGAGGATTGATGAAGTGATTGTACCTGTACAGGAAACGCTTAACAGCAACTCCCGTCAGGAGAAGATCAAATTCGGAAAGGCCAACTACGACAGGTATTATCTGGAAATCGAGCGCAGCCTCAAGCCCGACATTATCAGCCGCATTATCAACGGCGGAATTTCCATAGAAGAGGGACTTTCAGAATACAGGCGAAAAGCCGCCGAGCTCTCTCTGGATAAAATACTGGATGAACTGAACGGAAAAATCTAG
- a CDS encoding extracellular solute-binding protein, whose protein sequence is MKKGNVLLGLLVVLTAALFANGQQESGDDGAAPVKIKAIFDRILTEENGQKEWAAAFEELTGARIDIVQPAHNQYSQILGATFAAGDIPDLLEIQTNDYLSYALSGNLVPLEDYIAASSQWKDVDPALVEAYRLKDGHIYGVPTYDGGGCVTYIRKDWLDNLGLDVPATWDEYYEVLKAFTFNDPDGNGANDTMGLTLPFQTGYEFDYYNRFIMQGAMFGFQEKDGKWVDGFLQPEMIPALERFQQLYAEKILDNEFFTNKTSTAREKIYQGQAGVMEYWSGTWAVRFNDSAQNAHPEAQVIPIEPIDNAFYINRVGPAFSITKAAKNPEGVFNAFMNTMLDKGAGQALFTHGIEGKHFRKSDNGYVMLPEPSNPDRPFDKAYSDPTLVMNGWTPLVPQADLITLSRKIQSENAVQLSLPQGGDMYIKRIGELLTIKQEIFSEVVVGRLTPAEGQAQYKAKAADLDLDAVIAELNS, encoded by the coding sequence ATGAAAAAAGGTAATGTTCTTTTAGGTTTGCTCGTAGTGCTGACAGCGGCGCTTTTTGCGAACGGTCAACAGGAAAGCGGAGACGACGGCGCGGCTCCGGTAAAAATCAAAGCTATTTTCGACAGAATTCTGACGGAAGAAAACGGACAGAAAGAATGGGCCGCAGCTTTTGAAGAGCTGACGGGAGCCAGAATCGATATCGTTCAGCCGGCGCACAACCAGTATTCCCAGATACTGGGAGCGACTTTCGCCGCGGGTGATATTCCCGATCTTCTGGAAATCCAGACAAATGACTACCTGTCCTATGCTCTTTCGGGCAACCTCGTTCCCCTGGAAGACTATATCGCCGCATCTTCCCAGTGGAAAGATGTCGATCCCGCTCTTGTTGAAGCCTACAGACTGAAAGACGGACATATCTACGGCGTTCCCACTTACGATGGCGGCGGATGCGTCACTTATATCAGAAAAGACTGGCTCGACAATCTTGGACTCGACGTTCCCGCAACCTGGGATGAGTACTACGAAGTTCTCAAAGCCTTCACTTTCAACGACCCCGATGGAAACGGAGCTAATGACACAATGGGTCTCACACTCCCCTTCCAGACCGGTTACGAGTTCGATTACTACAACAGATTCATCATGCAGGGAGCCATGTTCGGTTTCCAGGAAAAAGACGGAAAATGGGTGGACGGATTCCTTCAGCCCGAAATGATTCCCGCTCTGGAAAGATTCCAGCAGCTCTATGCGGAAAAGATTCTCGACAACGAGTTCTTCACCAACAAAACTTCCACTGCCAGAGAAAAAATCTATCAGGGCCAGGCCGGCGTTATGGAATACTGGTCCGGTACATGGGCTGTCAGATTCAACGACAGCGCTCAGAATGCTCACCCCGAAGCTCAGGTAATTCCTATAGAGCCTATCGACAATGCTTTTTACATTAACAGAGTCGGACCGGCTTTCTCCATCACCAAAGCGGCAAAGAATCCCGAAGGCGTTTTTAATGCTTTCATGAACACCATGCTCGACAAAGGCGCCGGACAGGCTCTTTTCACTCACGGTATCGAAGGCAAGCACTTCCGGAAGAGCGACAACGGCTACGTAATGCTTCCCGAGCCTTCCAATCCCGACAGACCTTTCGACAAGGCCTATTCCGACCCCACTCTGGTTATGAACGGATGGACACCTCTCGTACCCCAGGCTGATCTGATCACTCTGTCCCGGAAAATCCAGAGCGAAAACGCAGTACAGCTCTCACTGCCCCAGGGCGGCGATATGTACATCAAGAGAATCGGAGAACTGCTGACCATCAAGCAGGAAATCTTCTCTGAAGTCGTTGTCGGCAGGCTGACACCCGCTGAAGGTCAGGCTCAGTACAAGGCTAAAGCCGCCGATCTGGACCTCGATGCGGTTATCGCGGAGCTCAACAGCTAA
- a CDS encoding sugar phosphate isomerase/epimerase family protein has protein sequence MINIGVRAHDFGKMEAPELSDRIGKFGFSSIQLALKKAIAGFDEDHGRLSPGLGNYFRDSFARNRIDISVLGCYINPVHPDRLEREKAISRFKEHLLFSRDFGCAIVGTETGSPNPDCSFTEDIYKEETFQDFIAALKVLVAAAEKTGAIVAIEGVADKHTIHSHERMKRTLELIPSPNLGVIYDPVNFLPAAQSGESDRLMEEAFELFAHKMVAIHAKDFKMDDGIKNGTLPAGQGELNYHLLFDLIRHYKPWIHVLLENNRPETLRESLRFLDSVKEDLK, from the coding sequence ATGATTAACATCGGAGTAAGAGCCCATGATTTCGGAAAGATGGAAGCTCCGGAACTATCGGACCGAATAGGGAAATTCGGTTTTTCAAGCATTCAGCTGGCGCTGAAAAAAGCCATAGCCGGATTCGATGAAGACCATGGAAGATTGAGTCCCGGCCTGGGCAATTATTTCCGCGACAGCTTTGCGCGGAACCGGATCGATATCTCCGTTCTCGGTTGTTATATCAATCCCGTCCATCCCGACAGGCTGGAGAGAGAGAAAGCCATTTCCCGTTTCAAGGAGCACCTCCTCTTTTCCCGGGATTTCGGATGCGCCATTGTGGGTACGGAAACCGGGTCTCCCAATCCGGACTGCAGTTTTACCGAAGACATATATAAAGAGGAAACCTTTCAAGACTTTATCGCCGCATTGAAGGTACTGGTGGCTGCGGCAGAAAAAACGGGAGCCATCGTCGCCATTGAAGGCGTGGCGGACAAACACACTATCCACTCCCACGAAAGAATGAAGCGGACACTGGAACTGATACCCTCTCCCAATCTGGGAGTCATTTACGATCCGGTGAACTTCCTTCCGGCAGCTCAATCCGGAGAGAGCGACAGATTGATGGAAGAGGCGTTTGAGCTTTTCGCCCACAAAATGGTAGCTATCCATGCCAAGGATTTCAAAATGGATGATGGTATAAAAAACGGAACGCTGCCGGCGGGACAGGGAGAGCTGAATTATCATCTTCTCTTCGATCTGATCAGGCATTACAAGCCATGGATTCATGTCCTTCTGGAGAACAACAGGCCGGAAACCCTGAGAGAATCTCTCCGTTTTCTGGATAGTGTAAAAGAGGATTTGAAATGA
- a CDS encoding glycoside hydrolase family 88/105 protein yields the protein MKLIDRYIDELLESTPETPLWNQEMIRQGKKPHWNYIDGCMMTAFLTLYKKKGDIKFLNFVKEYIDYFIAEDGSILTYEREAWNLDNINEGRALFALYDHSGNEKYRKALDVLYDQLINQPRTAGGNFWHKAIYPDQIWLDGLYMAQPFYLEYEKRFNGKRNYRDILSQYKNVYETLRDRETGLYFHACDTSRKMFWCDRKTGLSRHFWLRAIGWFYMSLVDVLELLDKEDYEFQKEISEMFKELTDSLLKYQDESGMWFQIADLGSRKPNYLETSGSSIIAFALLKAVRLNILPRSYYSHGERAFKGICREYLYEKEGKMNLGGTCLVAGLGGKERRDGSFEYYMSEPVVENEAKGIAPFILAYLNL from the coding sequence ATGAAACTGATTGACCGGTATATCGATGAATTGCTGGAAAGCACTCCGGAAACCCCTCTCTGGAACCAGGAAATGATCCGCCAGGGCAAAAAGCCTCACTGGAACTATATCGACGGCTGCATGATGACCGCTTTTCTGACACTTTACAAAAAGAAAGGGGACATTAAATTTCTGAACTTCGTTAAAGAATATATAGACTATTTTATCGCTGAAGACGGATCGATTCTGACATACGAAAGAGAAGCCTGGAACTTGGACAATATCAATGAAGGACGGGCTCTTTTCGCTCTTTACGACCATTCCGGAAATGAAAAATACAGAAAGGCATTGGATGTTCTGTACGACCAGCTGATAAACCAGCCCAGAACGGCCGGAGGGAACTTCTGGCATAAAGCAATCTACCCCGACCAGATATGGCTCGACGGACTGTATATGGCCCAGCCTTTTTATCTGGAGTATGAAAAGCGATTCAACGGCAAAAGGAACTACCGCGATATACTCTCCCAGTACAAAAATGTCTACGAGACCCTCAGGGACCGGGAAACGGGACTATACTTTCACGCCTGCGATACTTCCCGAAAGATGTTCTGGTGTGACAGGAAAACCGGGTTATCCCGCCACTTCTGGCTCCGGGCTATTGGTTGGTTTTATATGTCATTAGTCGATGTGCTGGAACTTCTCGATAAAGAGGATTATGAGTTTCAAAAAGAGATTTCAGAGATGTTCAAAGAACTAACTGATTCCCTCCTTAAATATCAGGATGAATCGGGAATGTGGTTTCAGATTGCTGATCTGGGAAGCCGGAAACCGAATTACCTGGAAACCAGCGGAAGCAGCATTATCGCTTTTGCCCTTCTAAAAGCCGTTCGGCTCAACATTCTGCCCCGCTCTTATTATTCCCATGGTGAAAGGGCATTCAAAGGAATCTGCCGGGAGTATCTCTATGAAAAAGAGGGGAAAATGAACCTGGGAGGGACTTGTCTTGTCGCCGGACTGGGGGGGAAGGAAAGGAGAGACGGATCATTTGAGTACTATATGTCAGAACCAGTTGTGGAAAACGAGGCCAAAGGGATCGCCCCTTTTATACTGGCCTATTTGAATTTATAA
- a CDS encoding glycoside hydrolase family 28 protein: MKEFVVNPTETGDLSKLQRLMDSLKGQDGRIILKPGQHYSGPLKIPSHINLHLDEGAELLFSDDFSLCPAVLTRWEGTECYALRALIFAEDSSGITISGRGTINGQGARWWSSYRNMRKGLVSREVKEVQERLIPLNREIGGGSGGGGRETGFLRPSLIQFKNCSGIRIEGVTLKNSPFWNTHILYSRDVALENLSFINPYDAPNSDGLDIDSSENVTVDGCRFDVGDDCLCLKSGMDADGIRVGKPTAHVNVKNCSMEHGHGAVVIGSETSGGISHITVENCRMRGTDRGIRVKTRRGRGGTVENIRLKNLEMDGVSAPIVMNMYYRCGAGEDEAERLASLEIPEIIERTSTPVIRDIVIENIHAKNIRSAAAFFLGLPESPIERISITGFTAESEEDRPIEEPAMDLFHTKTASPAIMRAFVRNSHFIDIKIDGQTENILKPIFQEIDE; encoded by the coding sequence TTGAAAGAATTCGTCGTAAACCCGACAGAAACCGGGGACCTCTCAAAATTACAGAGACTAATGGATTCGCTGAAAGGACAGGATGGAAGAATCATCCTGAAACCGGGGCAGCATTATTCGGGGCCTCTTAAAATCCCTTCCCATATTAATTTGCATCTGGACGAAGGTGCGGAGCTGCTCTTTTCCGATGACTTTTCTCTCTGTCCCGCTGTCCTCACCAGATGGGAGGGGACCGAATGCTATGCCCTGCGGGCTCTGATTTTCGCAGAAGACAGCAGCGGCATAACCATATCCGGCAGGGGTACGATCAACGGACAGGGAGCCCGTTGGTGGTCCTCCTACAGGAACATGAGAAAAGGCCTTGTATCCCGGGAAGTGAAAGAGGTTCAGGAAAGACTTATACCACTCAACAGAGAAATCGGCGGCGGATCCGGCGGAGGCGGAAGGGAAACCGGCTTCTTAAGGCCTTCCCTCATTCAGTTCAAAAACTGCAGCGGGATCCGGATTGAAGGGGTGACTCTGAAAAACTCGCCCTTCTGGAATACTCATATTCTCTACAGCCGCGATGTCGCTCTGGAAAATCTCTCTTTCATCAATCCCTATGACGCTCCCAACAGCGACGGGCTGGATATCGATTCGAGCGAAAATGTAACTGTGGACGGCTGCCGGTTCGACGTGGGCGACGACTGCCTCTGCCTGAAATCGGGAATGGATGCCGACGGCATCCGGGTCGGCAAACCGACCGCCCACGTCAATGTGAAGAACTGCTCCATGGAGCACGGCCACGGAGCCGTTGTCATCGGATCGGAGACCTCCGGAGGAATCAGTCACATTACAGTTGAGAACTGCCGGATGAGAGGGACGGACCGGGGTATCCGGGTTAAAACCAGGAGAGGACGCGGCGGAACTGTCGAAAATATCAGACTGAAAAATCTGGAAATGGATGGCGTGTCTGCGCCTATCGTTATGAATATGTATTACCGATGCGGGGCCGGCGAGGATGAGGCGGAAAGGCTTGCTTCTCTGGAGATTCCGGAGATCATAGAGAGAACGTCGACACCGGTAATACGGGATATAGTGATCGAAAATATTCATGCGAAGAATATCAGGTCGGCAGCAGCCTTTTTCCTGGGCCTTCCGGAAAGTCCTATAGAAAGGATCAGCATAACCGGTTTTACAGCTGAAAGCGAAGAGGATCGGCCGATTGAGGAGCCGGCGATGGATCTCTTCCATACCAAAACGGCAAGTCCCGCCATAATGAGGGCTTTTGTCCGTAACTCCCATTTTATCGACATAAAAATCGACGGACAGACAGAAAACATTTTAAAACCTATTTTCCAGGAGATTGATGAATGA
- a CDS encoding ABC transporter permease, with the protein METYFSEVHIPMGNRSAYAPGRAWNRLWKYRMFYLLMLPGFVYLVLFHYLPMLGLRFSFYDYDLRGVGDFIGFEHFRDALSSEGFTRAFKNTLILSSANIVIQMTLTISISLLLNELKNRLFKRAVQTVIYLPHFLSWVVVGALFTLFLSRQGGLVNAVISGLGGEPKYFLGNPTLWRGTYLFILSWREVGWGTVVFLAALSGVDPQLYEAAIMDGANRWKQMVHITLPQLVPVIVIVLIMNLAKIFNLFESVFVLYNPLVYKVSDVIQTYVYRSGITQFRFGYATAVGLFRSVIAFALVVSANKISSRLRGESVL; encoded by the coding sequence ATGGAAACTTATTTTAGCGAGGTACATATTCCTATGGGGAACCGATCGGCTTACGCTCCCGGCAGGGCCTGGAACAGACTCTGGAAATACAGAATGTTCTATCTGCTTATGCTTCCGGGATTCGTTTATCTGGTGTTATTCCATTATCTGCCCATGCTCGGGCTGCGCTTCTCCTTTTACGATTACGACTTGAGAGGCGTGGGTGATTTTATCGGATTTGAACACTTCAGAGACGCCCTTTCCAGCGAAGGATTTACAAGGGCATTTAAAAATACGCTTATTCTCAGTTCGGCGAACATAGTCATCCAGATGACTCTGACAATAAGCATCTCCCTTCTGCTCAATGAACTGAAGAACAGATTGTTCAAAAGGGCGGTCCAGACCGTTATCTACCTGCCCCACTTTCTTTCATGGGTGGTTGTGGGCGCTCTATTCACTCTCTTTCTGTCCCGTCAGGGAGGACTGGTCAACGCGGTCATTTCCGGCTTGGGAGGCGAACCGAAGTACTTTCTCGGAAATCCGACTCTGTGGAGAGGCACCTACCTGTTCATATTGAGCTGGCGGGAAGTGGGCTGGGGAACTGTCGTTTTCCTTGCGGCGCTTTCCGGTGTGGATCCTCAACTCTATGAGGCCGCCATTATGGACGGAGCGAACCGATGGAAGCAGATGGTTCACATAACCCTGCCCCAGCTGGTGCCGGTCATCGTAATCGTACTGATCATGAACCTGGCGAAGATTTTCAACCTTTTCGAATCGGTTTTCGTTCTCTACAATCCGCTGGTCTACAAGGTTTCCGATGTTATCCAGACCTATGTCTACCGCTCGGGAATCACCCAGTTCCGCTTCGGTTACGCCACGGCAGTCGGTCTGTTCCGTTCGGTCATAGCATTCGCGCTCGTTGTCAGCGCCAACAAAATTTCCAGCCGCCTGCGCGGTGAGTCGGTGCTTTAG
- a CDS encoding carbohydrate ABC transporter permease: protein MTKRKSLHSHSTGYNIFRTINLIFMLSIILVIMIPILKIVIDSFDEKASETIFRIFPEAITVDAYKLILSRPAIFRPLVISFITTISGTAIAMTITSFYAYGLAQKNLPGRKFLMGLALVTMVFRAGMIPLFLVVRNLGLMNSLWAVLLVHAMDAYYLLLLKNFFESIPTSIFDAAEIDGCTPLQTFIRVVLPLSKPGLAAIGLFYVVYYWNQFFDYILYIQTKPNLHNFQVFLRSLVIESDTQGFEGFSFATQSLKNAAITVSIIPVLILYPMVQKHFVKGINLGAVKG, encoded by the coding sequence ATGACAAAGAGAAAAAGTCTTCATTCCCATTCGACGGGTTACAACATATTCAGAACCATCAACCTGATTTTCATGCTCAGCATCATTCTGGTAATTATGATTCCCATTTTGAAAATCGTCATAGACTCCTTCGACGAGAAAGCTTCGGAAACCATTTTCAGGATTTTCCCCGAAGCGATAACCGTTGACGCCTACAAATTGATTTTAAGCCGGCCGGCCATTTTCCGCCCGCTGGTCATCAGTTTCATCACCACCATTTCGGGAACGGCTATAGCCATGACGATCACATCGTTTTACGCCTATGGCCTGGCGCAGAAGAATCTGCCGGGGCGAAAATTCCTGATGGGGCTGGCGCTGGTGACCATGGTATTCCGGGCCGGAATGATCCCTCTGTTCCTGGTTGTCAGAAATCTGGGTCTGATGAACAGCCTCTGGGCCGTTCTTCTGGTTCACGCCATGGATGCTTACTATCTGCTGCTCCTGAAGAACTTCTTCGAGAGCATTCCGACGAGCATTTTCGATGCGGCGGAAATTGACGGATGTACCCCTCTGCAGACCTTTATCCGAGTGGTCCTGCCCCTGTCCAAGCCCGGACTGGCGGCGATAGGCCTCTTCTACGTGGTCTATTACTGGAACCAGTTCTTCGACTACATACTCTACATCCAGACGAAACCGAACCTGCACAATTTCCAGGTTTTCCTGCGCAGTCTCGTCATCGAGTCGGACACCCAGGGATTCGAAGGGTTCTCCTTCGCGACCCAGAGTCTGAAGAATGCGGCGATTACGGTTTCGATCATCCCCGTTCTGATCCTGTATCCGATGGTCCAGAAGCACTTTGTTAAGGGGATTAATTTGGGCGCTGTGAAAGGGTGA